In Vicia villosa cultivar HV-30 ecotype Madison, WI linkage group LG7, Vvil1.0, whole genome shotgun sequence, the DNA window ATGAAAGAGGTAAAGAACAAATTCTGAAAATCTGAATTATATAGCCTCTAAGACACCCCTACAAAAGGTTATTATGTATGGAAGGATGCAAGGATAAAAGGTGAAGAGGTACcatttgaagaaatgaagaaattcagaatttttcaaaattttcacgtgggaaccggttcccttaatCCAGAACCCGAGTTCCCTATATGCAACGttctaaaaatttgaaaaaatgaactggggaaccggttcccagaatgTGGAACTCGGTTCTTGGAGATGAGGAGCGCAAAATAATATGGCAGGGggttctgggaaccggttcctccaaactggaACTCAGATCCCATATgtaaaaaaaactccaaaaacatatttttaaaggtTTGAAAGAGTTTCTAATGTCTTGTAAAGTTTATGGGACATGTATGgatgtttgaaaacacttgtttATGCATTAAGAGACTTGTATGCCATATACCTTAATATCTTTGATCAATCAAGTTTAAGCTCCTTTTGGAAtacttgaatcttgtgctttcaTGTGTattgatccattccttttgcaattgagatcttgtcttcatcaaaacaaagttGTAGAAAGATTATCTTCACAAAacaaagttatttttatcctagttcaccttctcaataaggcgacctccagtccaccctcaacaaggtgatttgcctctctcagcgaggacttaatccactataatcagaacctgattacacttgcacgaccaactgcCGTGACTCACAATACACCGCACGAGCCAAACTGTTGGTGACTAACAATTctgcacaaaccaactgtttgtaactaaccaacttctaagactcaactagtcctagacttcttgagactcctgacccaactggtctctcaaggattcAGTTTCCACGTAACTTCTGATGACAGTGTATAGTAttgcttctagaaagctgtaatcacaactgtgatatttcactaagattaagtacaaCTTAATGAACTTTGAGAATGAGTATGGAACTTTGCttcagagagtttttcttcacacttgatgatttttcaGAATAACTATGTTCCTGTGTGTAAGAAATTGTTATGTTGATTTAGGAGTTTGTGAGTATATATAGTTTCAGGATTTTTGCCCGTCAACTTCAACTCCTTTTTGCAGCATTAAATTGTTTGCGTGTTTGCCACAACTTTTGTTTTCTTCCAAGAATTttcatgtggatagcttcttcaaccAACCTTGAGAATTGCGCTTTTGGAGTGTTTCATTCGTTTTACTACTGATTGTGTCTTTAATGGCTTTATTTTAAATCAGTCTTTGTGATCTTCTGTTCAGCTTGTATTTCAACTTCTGTTGTACATATATACTATTGTGATCTTCTGTTGAGCGTGTATTTCAACTTCTATTGTAAGTGTACTCTTGTGATCTTCTGTTCAGCGTGTATTTCAACTTCTATTGTAAGTGTTCTTGCAGCGGTTTGGTGTAGTACCAAAAGTTGCCTTGAAGGCTTTGAGTAACTCTTGCATTTATCCAGCTTTACGTTAATTCCAAGTTCTGATTGTGCTGTTACTAgtacatcttctgaaatcagaaatatatgattagagtaccatgtttgcttatacaaaattttattcgttgttatcatcaaaacactaaaatatgattagatccaaactatgttctaacatttTGCCCTTCAAGAATTCTCCATCTCCACTTGTTAAGAAGAGCCAAATTAAATAAAGCAATATTTTTCACTCCTAACCCCCCTTTCTCAAAAGGTAAATTAACATCCTCCCACTTTACCCAATGAATTCTTCTCTTTTCCTCCACTTCCCCCAAAGGAATTTATTTTGTATGCTAGTATGTTTCTTCCATTATTATCctcataaatttttattatttttaatatatatttaattattaaataagaaatatctttttatgtcattttacatttatcagcTAGGTTAGACCGCTAATTTGACTAAACACTTTAATTAGTTTATCAGGTATCAGTCATCATCCATCAactataagttataagttatCAGCCATCAACTCTCaactataaactataagctaacTTAATAttaaaccgctaattttatcaaacagagcctatttataagaaaaagtaaaaacaaaaaagataagaattaatctcaaccattcattatcacTATTATTCCATGATTCCtgttaaaaagaaattaaatttataataaattaaaaagtatTCTCTAAAATAATGGTATGTATATTcttgtatttctttttcaaattgattaaattatttcGTAATAAATAGCACTGCTCGTATATATTTTcagcaaaattaaaaaaataaaagaaataaaacattaAGTAAAATTAGAAAATTTATAAAAACCTGCACTAAAATTTAAAGAGGGAATGGGATTATTAAGTATATagccatttaattaattaatatgatttacttatcaatttatttttatttaattcataGTAGATATAAGTTTATATTATTTTGAATGGGTTATGAAAAATTACGTGAATGGAATTGTGAGAATAAAAAGAGGGAACTTCCCATACGTGGGGgttacattaatttttttaaatgggaAGTAtatagttaaataaaataaaaatatgacacttTTATTAATTCCATGAAACGTGTGTtacatattttttttagaatGATAAGTATTATAAAAGAATTTAATATGGAAACATAAGTTTTTTTGaatggaaaattataaaaaaaaaactttattatggaaagttttaaaagaatttaattaagttatgataaattaaaaaaaaaaaacaggtagTGAACTTATCTTCATAATAAAAAAAGGtgggtttgaaaaaaaaaagaaattaatggAATAAGGATAGTTTGaaggaaaaataataattggaaggtaaaatataattaaataaataaaataaataataaataaataaataagtaaaggatataattataaaattactcTGAAATCTGATTCTAAAAATTGCTAAGAGACTTAATAACTTTAAATTATGTGAATGGAAATGTGAAAATGAAAAAAAGgcgattattaaatatttaatattttgttaattaattattatttatttattaataacatCCCATGAAACATGAAAGGTGGGGttacataatttttttagaataagaagtgttataaaaaaattaatatgggaaacgtaatttttttaaatggaaagttataaaataatttaatgcgGAGAGTTTTAAAAGAATTTAATTAAGTTATGATAAATTAAAGAAAAGGTAGTTAACCGTTTAATATTCGTCTTGTCTGTAACTGTTATCTAATCATTGCATATATATACATGTACGCATTTGGACACTCTGCAGGTCAATGTCTCCTTCTGCTCATTCTGCTTTAATCTAAATCTTTAGATTCATCTAATTTCAAGAGAGAGGAAAAGGTAATATAAGCCACTAGATTTAAATCCAATGGTCAAGCATTGCACATGAGAGGTCATGGCTAGTGAATTTACTCCTATTCATTTTTTCAAGATTATACTTGCTGAAAGTCTTGAACAAGGAAAGCTTGTAAGTCTTTTATTTCGATTCTTTATAGTTTATGTTTAACATCATCATGTTATAGCATTCTTATTAAAACTACTCTTTTTGACAGATGATACCAATTAAGTTTGTCAAGAAATATGGACAATGTTTAGCAACAGCTATGTGTATAAGGACTCCCAATGGTTctgattggaaaataaatttgGTTAAAAGTGATGGCAAGATATGGTTTGAAAAGGGTTGGAAAGAATTCACAGACTATCATTCTCTATCTCATGGCCATCTTCTAGTTTTCAAATATGAAGGCACTTCTCATTTTGAGGTAAGAATATTTGACAAgagtgctttagagataaaccatCCTTTCAAAAGAGCTGAAGTCAACAAGGAAGAAGATTGTAGAGTAAGTCAAAAGAGAAAAGCTTACTCCTCCTTTGAAATTGGAACCACTAGTTGTGTTAAAAAACACAAAGGTATAAGTTAATATCTTTTGTATACATGTTGTGAAGTTTAGTAAAAAGTTAACAGAAATGTTCCGTTTTTATCAGCATGAACTATGTGCGGTATATGATGTTCCGTTCTTGCAGGAAAACAAGTGAATACAACACTTGAAAGAGCAGAAGAGTTCAAAACATGCAATCCATCATTTGTTGTTGTCATGGGTGCATCTTATGTTGGAAACGGTTTTCTTTTGGTAATTTTAAGACTATAAATCTGTTTTCAACTAAGTCTTTTTTTCCTATTCATTAACGTT includes these proteins:
- the LOC131616999 gene encoding B3 domain-containing transcription factor VRN1-like, which translates into the protein MASEFTPIHFFKIILAESLEQGKLMIPIKFVKKYGQCLATAMCIRTPNGSDWKINLVKSDGKIWFEKGWKEFTDYHSLSHGHLLVFKYEGTSHFEVRIFDKSALEINHPFKRAEVNKEEDCRVSQKRKAYSSFEIGTTSCVKKHKGKQVNTTLERAEEFKTCNPSFVVVMGASYVGNGFLLSIPCMFGKTHFDLDKKKGYICFQVLNYEKVWLAKYRIRMIATGLKFELTGGWRKFSKDNNLKVGDVCKFELIHKTNMTFQVHIFREDE